The Formosa sp. Hel1_33_131 genome window below encodes:
- a CDS encoding porin, producing MKFRILSVAIVLIAITTVQSQEISDTTFGKGLINFVAKDSTFSVKFAPRFQVRSMSSWDHDGNQFVSPEHNFIVRRSRLKFDGFAYSPKLRYKLELGLSNRDISGANQFNRNTPRYILDAVIMWEFSKNWELWAGQTKLPGNVERVVSSANLQLIDRSLLNSRFNIDRDLGIQIRHKSNLGGNFLMREKFAISQGEGRNVTEGNEGGLQYTARLEFLPFGAFKSKGDYSQSDLKREGTSKLMVGVTYNFNENAVRERGFAGDYMIRTDETIFETNQTTVFVDAMFKYNGVSFMAEYAKRTADNVIATEADGITPTGDIVLTGNALNLQAGYLFKNNYEIAGRFTTLDYESITETLPSKQYTLGFNRFLVGHKLKVQSDISYTTLDGQEDNITFRLGFDIHF from the coding sequence ATGAAATTCAGAATTCTATCTGTGGCAATCGTTCTTATTGCAATTACAACCGTTCAATCTCAAGAAATCAGTGATACTACCTTTGGAAAAGGGCTGATCAATTTCGTAGCAAAAGACAGCACATTTAGTGTGAAATTTGCACCACGCTTTCAAGTGCGTTCTATGTCCTCATGGGATCACGACGGAAACCAATTTGTAAGTCCAGAGCATAATTTTATTGTTCGTCGTTCACGTTTAAAATTTGACGGTTTTGCTTACAGCCCAAAATTAAGATACAAACTAGAGTTAGGGTTATCAAATAGAGATATTTCTGGGGCAAATCAATTTAACAGAAACACACCCAGATATATTTTAGATGCTGTAATTATGTGGGAGTTTTCAAAAAACTGGGAGCTATGGGCAGGTCAAACAAAACTTCCAGGTAATGTGGAACGTGTAGTATCTTCTGCTAATTTGCAGTTAATTGATCGTTCTTTATTAAATAGTCGATTTAATATTGACCGTGATTTAGGAATCCAAATCCGTCACAAATCTAACTTAGGTGGTAACTTTTTAATGCGCGAAAAATTTGCCATATCACAAGGCGAAGGTCGTAACGTCACTGAAGGAAATGAAGGTGGGCTACAGTACACTGCTCGACTGGAGTTTTTACCCTTTGGAGCCTTTAAATCTAAAGGAGATTACAGCCAGTCAGATCTAAAAAGAGAAGGGACATCGAAACTAATGGTGGGGGTTACTTACAACTTTAATGAAAATGCAGTTCGTGAACGCGGTTTTGCAGGGGACTACATGATTAGAACTGATGAAACTATTTTTGAAACCAACCAAACAACTGTTTTTGTAGATGCAATGTTTAAATACAATGGAGTTTCATTTATGGCTGAATATGCCAAACGTACGGCGGACAATGTTATAGCTACAGAAGCAGATGGAATTACTCCAACGGGCGATATTGTACTGACAGGAAATGCTTTAAACCTACAGGCTGGATATTTATTTAAAAACAACTACGAGATTGCAGGACGTTTTACAACACTAGATTACGAATCAATTACAGAAACACTTCCTTCTAAACAATATACATTAGGATTCAATAGATTTCTTGTTGGACATAAGCTGAAGGTTCAAAGTGATATAAGCTATACAACCTTGGACGGTCAAGAAGATAATATCACTTTTAGACTCGGGTTCGATATTCATTTCTAA
- a CDS encoding toxin-antitoxin system YwqK family antitoxin: MKKYILIGLVFIGTLAYAQNTNQPKLEAKGDVTLATYFYENGAIQQEGTFDKKGKLEGLWTSYDFKGNKLSQGNYSNGIKTGKWFFWTENSLKGVDFVNSKIMNVNEWNLKSELAVSMN; encoded by the coding sequence ATGAAAAAATATATACTTATAGGACTTGTTTTTATTGGAACATTGGCTTATGCTCAAAACACAAACCAACCAAAACTAGAAGCCAAAGGCGATGTGACATTAGCGACCTATTTTTATGAAAACGGCGCCATTCAACAAGAAGGAACCTTTGATAAAAAGGGTAAACTAGAAGGCCTTTGGACCAGTTATGATTTTAAAGGGAATAAATTATCTCAAGGTAATTATAGTAATGGAATTAAAACAGGGAAATGGTTTTTCTGGACTGAAAATTCTTTAAAAGGGGTCGATTTTGTAAATTCAAAGATTATGAATGTCAATGAATGGAATCTTAAATCGGAACTTGCAGTAAGCATGAACTAA
- a CDS encoding Kelch repeat-containing protein, which yields MFKIATLLLINLVSIPELISDQYIAFQKGDYFYLVDSEKIYKTKNGQNFEVIKHNTTFPHFNFDYLNTNKKTYLISKGIGLVFSFENHTFKRLDRSFDHRNKYQSSLFEYQEKVYSFGGYGLFNNTNNLIYFDNDVKEWYEFNYFSDENHPEPRRLAIASVKDSSLYIFGGFRKNTDGQLKVSTKLLQDVWTLDLNSHSWQYLGETNISEIVEPNLILSFVKIVPYNGKYLIITQQNCLLIDIENNKIQKFEGFNSELVWGASSITYNPASNQFMVVSNNHINGKEKPVFFAKKEFLTNNVKTYDLFTATNSLFNFLIFGGLILLILVCFILRKTEDTKDKILKNIDAIREELNENENYILDELLKTKNKGLENPYILNFYEPTMSYESKSKKLRSSLKNMNKVISKNIGSKKEVIVKENSKHDKRIRIIKII from the coding sequence ATGTTCAAAATTGCAACTTTACTTCTCATCAACCTAGTAAGTATCCCTGAACTGATTAGTGACCAATATATTGCATTTCAAAAAGGCGACTATTTTTATCTTGTTGATAGTGAAAAGATATATAAAACTAAAAATGGTCAAAATTTTGAAGTGATCAAACATAATACGACATTTCCACATTTTAATTTTGACTATTTAAATACTAATAAAAAAACTTATCTAATCTCAAAGGGGATCGGCTTGGTGTTTTCTTTTGAAAATCATACATTTAAGAGGCTTGATCGTTCTTTTGATCATAGAAATAAATACCAGTCCTCGTTATTTGAGTACCAAGAAAAGGTTTACTCTTTTGGAGGGTATGGGCTTTTTAATAATACAAATAATCTGATATATTTTGATAACGATGTTAAAGAATGGTATGAGTTTAATTATTTTTCAGATGAAAATCATCCAGAACCGAGACGTTTAGCAATTGCTAGTGTAAAAGATTCCAGCCTGTATATTTTTGGTGGTTTTCGTAAAAACACAGACGGTCAATTAAAAGTTTCTACAAAGCTTTTGCAAGATGTCTGGACGTTAGATCTAAATTCACATTCCTGGCAGTATCTTGGCGAAACGAACATCAGTGAGATCGTTGAACCCAATTTGATACTTAGCTTTGTGAAAATAGTCCCGTATAATGGAAAGTATTTAATCATCACACAACAAAATTGTTTACTCATAGATATTGAAAATAATAAGATCCAAAAGTTCGAAGGTTTTAATTCTGAACTCGTATGGGGAGCATCGTCAATTACATACAATCCGGCATCAAATCAATTTATGGTGGTTTCCAATAACCATATAAACGGGAAGGAGAAACCTGTTTTTTTTGCTAAAAAGGAATTTCTAACTAATAATGTAAAGACCTATGACTTGTTTACAGCAACGAATTCACTTTTTAACTTTTTAATTTTTGGTGGTTTAATTTTGTTGATTTTAGTATGTTTCATTTTGAGAAAGACTGAAGATACTAAAGATAAAATTCTTAAGAATATTGATGCTATAAGGGAGGAACTAAACGAAAATGAAAACTATATTTTGGATGAATTATTGAAAACTAAAAATAAGGGGCTTGAAAATCCCTACATTCTAAATTTCTATGAGCCCACTATGTCCTACGAATCCAAATCCAAAAAACTACGATCTAGTTTAAAAAACATGAATAAGGTGATTTCAAAAAATATCGGCTCAAAAAAAGAGGTCATTGTTAAAGAAAACAGCAAGCACGACAAACGAATTCGAATCATAAAAATAATATAA
- a CDS encoding TonB-dependent receptor, whose amino-acid sequence MKIHKLTSFLLTTFLALQLTAQSGKIVGSITDGDYNEPMAFANVLVKNTTTGTTSDFDGKYQLEVSEGIYTIIFSYIGYQSIEISDVNVAPNSEVIVDVTLNTNSLDAIVITTTIRKNTESAVLDLQKKSITLLDGLSAQSIKSSGASNIASAVKSVPGVSIQGGKYVYVRGLGDRYTKSILNGVDIPGLDPDRNTIQMDIFPTNILENVIVIKSAAAEYPADFTGGVIDIVTKDYPSKESYAFSIGTSYNPNMHLNSNYLSYSGSNTDWLGFDDGMRKRPINRYQPIPGTFANSSVLTALTEAFNKELTAKRSESGVNYDFGFTAGNQYEVGDNKLGYQLSFSYKNKTEFYDNRVDGTYMRDQNNASNNDLLATRTTLGEVGVNSVLLNVLTGLVYKRENSKYKLNFLHIQNGESTAGKYEQQLAQAGGGSGFEPITKDALLYTERSISNILLAGTHSFRDSGWQMDWKLSPSLSRVYDKDHRITPLQLTQEGTSFISPSASSYPIRIWRTLEEINLVGKLDINKKYTLFDNPAKVKFGGGYTYKFRDFKIDDYTFTVTNPLTGLSVENGDADTLLTENNLWTPETGVGTHLVTGDLFEQANAYEGEQRITAMYASNEFSLTEKLKTVLGIRTELFQTFYTGQNQAATDVYKNSKIIDTFDVFPSANIIYSLTDEQNLRGSYSRTTARPSFKEASKSQIFDAITNRLFIGNIDLTPSYINNFDVRFEKFGEGSEMFAFSAFYKDFTDPIELTFYESAPDQITPKNLGSAKVYGIEFEFRKSLGFILESLDKLKFNINASYINSELTMNIDEYNRRVLAARDGESIEDTRDLQGQSPFLINTGLNYTNSDTGLQTGLFFNVQGKTLEVVGTGIVPDVYTKPFSSLNFTLNKSFGQDKKSTIDVKVSNILNSKRESVYESYKTASKTFSSFQPGTEVSIGYSYKF is encoded by the coding sequence ATGAAAATACACAAACTAACATCATTTTTGCTCACAACTTTTCTTGCGCTTCAACTCACAGCTCAATCTGGAAAAATCGTAGGATCAATTACCGACGGTGATTATAATGAACCTATGGCATTTGCAAATGTGCTCGTCAAAAACACCACAACGGGAACTACTTCAGATTTTGATGGCAAGTATCAACTTGAAGTTTCTGAAGGAATTTACACTATTATTTTCTCTTATATTGGCTATCAATCTATTGAAATATCTGACGTAAACGTTGCGCCAAATTCTGAGGTGATTGTAGATGTAACGCTTAACACAAACTCATTAGATGCCATTGTTATAACAACTACTATAAGAAAAAATACAGAGTCTGCAGTATTAGACTTACAGAAAAAGTCGATCACATTATTAGACGGACTTTCGGCTCAGAGTATTAAAAGTAGTGGTGCGAGTAATATCGCCAGTGCTGTTAAAAGTGTTCCTGGGGTCTCAATTCAGGGTGGCAAATATGTGTATGTTAGAGGGTTGGGAGATCGTTATACTAAATCCATATTAAATGGTGTGGACATCCCAGGCTTAGATCCAGACAGAAACACAATTCAAATGGATATCTTCCCTACTAATATTTTAGAAAATGTGATTGTAATTAAATCTGCTGCAGCCGAATATCCTGCAGATTTCACAGGGGGTGTTATTGATATTGTTACCAAAGATTACCCAAGCAAAGAATCCTATGCGTTTTCAATAGGAACATCCTACAATCCTAATATGCATTTAAACTCAAATTACTTGAGCTACAGTGGGAGTAATACCGATTGGCTTGGCTTTGATGATGGCATGAGAAAAAGACCGATAAACAGGTATCAACCCATTCCTGGTACATTTGCAAATTCGTCTGTTTTAACAGCGCTTACGGAAGCGTTCAATAAAGAATTAACAGCAAAAAGATCAGAAAGTGGAGTTAATTACGACTTTGGATTTACAGCGGGAAATCAATATGAAGTTGGAGACAATAAACTGGGGTATCAACTGTCCTTTTCTTATAAGAACAAAACGGAGTTCTATGATAATAGAGTGGATGGAACCTATATGAGAGATCAAAATAATGCCTCTAACAATGACCTCTTGGCAACGCGTACGACTTTGGGAGAAGTTGGGGTTAATTCGGTATTGTTAAATGTGCTTACTGGACTTGTATACAAGCGTGAAAATTCAAAATACAAATTAAACTTCCTTCATATACAAAATGGTGAAAGCACCGCTGGAAAATATGAACAGCAACTCGCACAAGCAGGGGGTGGAAGTGGTTTTGAACCAATTACAAAGGATGCTCTCCTTTACACCGAAAGATCAATTTCAAATATTTTATTAGCAGGAACACATTCCTTTAGAGACAGTGGGTGGCAAATGGACTGGAAACTATCACCATCCCTATCCAGAGTGTACGACAAAGATCACCGAATTACACCCTTACAGTTGACTCAGGAAGGGACCTCTTTTATCAGTCCAAGTGCCTCCAGCTATCCCATAAGAATCTGGAGAACTCTTGAAGAGATTAACCTTGTTGGGAAACTAGATATCAATAAAAAATATACGCTTTTTGACAACCCTGCAAAAGTTAAATTTGGTGGTGGTTATACCTATAAATTTAGAGATTTCAAAATAGACGATTATACGTTTACAGTCACAAATCCATTAACAGGTCTTTCCGTAGAAAATGGAGATGCAGATACTTTACTGACTGAAAATAACTTATGGACACCAGAAACTGGCGTTGGAACACATTTGGTGACAGGAGATCTTTTTGAACAAGCTAATGCCTATGAAGGGGAGCAACGAATCACGGCAATGTATGCGTCAAATGAATTTAGTTTAACAGAAAAACTAAAAACAGTGTTGGGCATACGTACAGAATTATTTCAGACCTTTTATACAGGGCAAAACCAGGCAGCTACAGACGTGTACAAAAATTCTAAAATAATAGATACGTTTGATGTATTCCCGTCTGCTAATATTATTTACAGCCTTACAGATGAACAAAACTTAAGGGGGTCTTATTCAAGAACAACAGCACGTCCTTCATTTAAGGAAGCTTCAAAAAGTCAAATTTTTGATGCCATTACAAACCGTCTTTTTATTGGAAATATTGATTTGACGCCATCCTATATTAATAATTTTGATGTCCGTTTTGAAAAATTTGGAGAGGGCAGTGAAATGTTTGCTTTTAGTGCCTTTTACAAAGACTTCACAGATCCGATAGAATTAACTTTTTACGAGTCAGCTCCGGATCAAATAACCCCTAAAAACTTGGGTTCTGCAAAGGTTTATGGAATTGAGTTTGAATTTAGAAAATCATTAGGATTTATTTTGGAAAGCTTAGATAAACTTAAGTTTAACATCAACGCATCCTATATTAATTCAGAATTAACAATGAACATAGACGAATATAACAGACGTGTATTAGCGGCAAGAGATGGAGAGTCTATTGAAGACACAAGAGATTTACAAGGCCAATCCCCATTCCTTATTAATACAGGGCTAAACTATACCAACTCGGATACAGGACTTCAAACTGGGTTGTTTTTTAATGTCCAAGGCAAAACATTGGAAGTGGTAGGAACTGGAATTGTTCCAGATGTATATACAAAACCGTTTAGCAGCCTCAACTTTACGCTTAACAAAAGTTTTGGCCAAGACAAAAAATCAACTATCGATGTAAAGGTCTCTAATATTCTTAACAGTAAAAGAGAAAGCGTTTATGAATCTTACAAGACTGCTTCAAAAACTTTTTCTAGCTTCCAACCTGGCACAGAAGTATCTATAGGGTATTCTTATAAATTTTAA
- a CDS encoding inorganic phosphate transporter, translated as MENIYLYMIIALAFLAIADLVVGISNDAVNFLNSAIGSKAISFKTIMIVASVGVAVGAIFSSGMMEVARKGIFNPSEFMFNEIMIIFMAVMITDILLLDFFNSLGMPTSTTVSIVFELLGAAVAMALIKIGANGGDFSEVVNYINTSKASQIIFGILLSVVVAFSIGALVQWVSRLLLSYNFERKAHWVGALFSGIALTAITYFIFMKGLKGTSYAKQSFDILGGETMKDFLEMQVLTIVLISSVIWSLLSYVLIAFAKVNIYKLIIIVGTFALALAFAGNDLVNFIGVPVAAYNAFIEWSASGVSASEFPMDVLASKVPTNNWLLFGAGMVMVVTLWFSTKAKDVVKTSLDLSSQGETKERFQPNTLSRGFVRFAMGASKFSAYVLPTSWQEKIEQQFEQPVIKLTQNKVHELPAFDLVRAAVNLMVAAVLISIATSYKLPLSTTYVTFMVAMGTSLADRAWGSESAVYRVAGVLNVIGGWFFTAFSAFSAAALVAYLLNLNLEVMFPILLLTAISLLIRSSIVHRKKTQEIASDDRLKKTESSSVQGVIIESAENIGNVLNRGKKIYAAAFNGLAQQNLDSLKKNKKQIIKLSDEVDELRDNIFYFIKNLDESSIGASNFYILILGYLQDMAQSLTYITKVSHKHVHNNHKKLKFNQIKELSQINDAIQQLFSEAIVVFNSESFEKIGSIIEQKNEISGILKSNIEAQVQRTRTEESSPKNTTLYFSLLLETKDLLNATTGLLEEYHTEYDSSVKPAKISDENE; from the coding sequence ATGGAAAATATTTATTTATATATGATTATCGCTTTGGCCTTTTTGGCTATTGCTGACTTGGTCGTTGGAATTAGTAATGACGCTGTGAATTTTTTAAATTCAGCGATTGGTTCCAAGGCAATTTCGTTCAAGACCATCATGATTGTGGCCAGTGTTGGGGTCGCTGTTGGTGCGATTTTCTCGAGTGGAATGATGGAAGTAGCGCGAAAAGGAATTTTTAATCCGAGTGAATTTATGTTCAACGAGATTATGATTATTTTCATGGCTGTCATGATCACAGATATTTTGCTTCTGGATTTCTTTAATTCCCTAGGGATGCCAACCTCAACAACGGTTTCTATTGTCTTTGAATTATTAGGGGCAGCCGTCGCAATGGCATTGATTAAAATTGGCGCAAATGGCGGTGATTTTAGCGAAGTCGTAAATTATATAAATACGTCAAAAGCTTCTCAAATTATATTCGGAATCCTCCTTTCGGTAGTGGTTGCATTCTCTATTGGAGCACTCGTGCAATGGGTGTCTAGGCTCTTATTATCCTATAATTTCGAAAGAAAAGCACATTGGGTAGGCGCTCTTTTTAGTGGAATTGCACTGACTGCGATTACCTATTTTATCTTTATGAAAGGTTTGAAAGGAACTTCATACGCCAAACAATCTTTTGATATCCTTGGTGGGGAAACAATGAAAGATTTCTTAGAAATGCAAGTCTTAACTATTGTATTGATTAGTTCAGTGATCTGGTCTTTATTGTCTTATGTACTGATTGCTTTTGCAAAAGTGAATATTTATAAGCTCATTATTATTGTTGGAACGTTTGCATTGGCATTGGCCTTTGCGGGTAATGACCTTGTGAACTTTATTGGTGTTCCCGTAGCTGCTTATAATGCATTTATAGAATGGTCGGCATCTGGCGTTTCAGCCTCTGAATTTCCAATGGATGTATTGGCCTCTAAAGTTCCTACCAACAACTGGTTGTTGTTTGGCGCTGGAATGGTGATGGTGGTGACCTTATGGTTTTCTACGAAGGCAAAAGATGTTGTTAAGACGTCTTTAGATTTGTCTAGTCAAGGGGAAACAAAAGAGCGTTTTCAACCCAATACATTATCCCGTGGTTTTGTGAGGTTTGCAATGGGCGCTTCAAAATTCTCAGCTTATGTTTTACCGACATCCTGGCAAGAAAAAATTGAACAACAATTTGAACAACCGGTCATAAAATTAACTCAAAACAAGGTGCATGAATTGCCTGCTTTTGATTTGGTCAGAGCGGCTGTAAACCTTATGGTAGCGGCTGTTTTAATATCTATTGCAACTTCCTACAAATTACCACTCTCAACAACCTACGTGACCTTTATGGTTGCGATGGGAACTTCCTTAGCCGATAGAGCTTGGGGGTCAGAAAGTGCTGTATATCGTGTAGCAGGAGTGCTTAATGTTATTGGCGGTTGGTTCTTTACGGCCTTTAGTGCTTTTAGTGCCGCGGCTTTGGTTGCCTACTTGCTAAACTTGAACTTAGAAGTGATGTTTCCAATTCTTCTTTTAACTGCGATTTCTTTACTTATTAGAAGCTCCATCGTTCATAGAAAAAAGACCCAAGAGATTGCATCGGATGACCGTTTGAAAAAAACAGAAAGTAGTTCTGTTCAGGGGGTGATTATTGAGAGTGCAGAAAATATTGGAAACGTTCTAAATCGTGGTAAGAAAATTTATGCAGCTGCTTTCAACGGCCTTGCTCAACAAAATTTAGACTCCCTTAAAAAGAACAAAAAGCAAATTATTAAGCTCTCGGATGAAGTGGATGAATTGAGAGATAATATCTTTTACTTTATTAAAAACTTAGATGAATCGAGTATCGGGGCCAGTAATTTTTACATTCTTATTTTAGGGTACCTTCAGGACATGGCGCAATCCTTGACTTATATTACTAAAGTGAGTCATAAGCACGTTCATAACAATCACAAAAAACTGAAGTTCAATCAAATTAAAGAGTTGAGTCAAATCAATGATGCCATACAACAATTATTCTCTGAAGCGATTGTGGTTTTTAACTCCGAATCCTTCGAAAAAATAGGATCGATTATTGAGCAGAAAAATGAGATTTCAGGGATTCTTAAATCTAATATTGAGGCCCAAGTACAACGAACCCGTACCGAGGAATCGAGTCCGAAAAATACGACGCTTTACTTTAGCTTGTTACTAGAAACCAAAGACTTGTTGAATGCTACAACAGGCTTGTTAGAAGAATACCACACAGAATATGACAGTAGCGTAAAACCTGCTAAAATCAGTGATGAGAATGAGTAA
- a CDS encoding RHS repeat-associated core domain-containing protein, which translates to MDYLKYTYDDGNQLTGVKDHYNNTTANSMGGFKDGNTTPVDYAYDTNGNMTVDKNKNITSITYNYLNLPKQIQFDNTSPLTDGTISYVYDATGVKIEKSVSQVGSGTTFTQYAGNHIYKKTVPVVNNPNPPTYEFKLEFISQPEGYIEPNATGGFDYIYQYKDHLGNIRLSYKQEGLESVIDDFNDGTTGSWGAYASTISNVNNSLKVSVSGGGFGVYKTLSVTAGEPIHIRLNLDKGTTDKVVLNEFSQGNLSDLTEGSNNITYTPTTTGDFHLLIAKDPTSSDVGTQTYFNVDDIEITMGEDELVIVEENNYYPFGLKHKGYNNIVSANANSVARKFGFGGKELQDELGLDWYDVSARNYDPAIGRWFNPDPLAEEFSDWSPYTYAFNNPIYFIDPDGMAAVPPDDYVFNENGDYVRRDINNKPDKIVIENSKTQEIQGKYNFNDPNDVVDINSGKINKVRMVTQNEIGDEIVKNGSALTVARGESAFKYIERESRPPGDESIFSGISTGKLDGVSTSKLVQNGIGALTLIKGNGSSRDGTGYNYKDFGNFIWGRSGKALNLGITTLQFGAHLNNAFNGNSDNGGMKTGIRDSEADQRAIRAGYYYPNGVPIYKDPLTSSPRGE; encoded by the coding sequence ATGGACTATTTAAAATATACCTATGACGACGGCAACCAACTGACAGGAGTAAAGGACCACTATAACAATACCACCGCCAACAGCATGGGCGGATTTAAGGATGGAAACACCACCCCAGTAGATTATGCCTACGACACCAATGGCAACATGACCGTGGATAAAAACAAAAACATTACAAGTATAACCTACAATTATTTGAATTTACCAAAACAAATACAGTTTGACAATACGTCTCCTTTAACCGACGGTACAATTTCTTATGTGTATGATGCTACGGGAGTTAAAATAGAAAAAAGCGTTTCACAGGTTGGTTCAGGAACGACTTTTACTCAATATGCTGGGAATCATATTTATAAGAAAACGGTTCCTGTGGTTAATAACCCCAATCCCCCAACATACGAATTTAAATTAGAATTCATCTCTCAACCCGAAGGTTATATAGAACCAAACGCAACTGGTGGTTTTGACTACATATACCAATACAAAGACCATTTGGGCAACATTCGGTTGAGCTACAAACAAGAAGGTTTAGAATCGGTTATAGATGATTTTAATGATGGTACAACAGGCAGTTGGGGTGCGTATGCATCAACCATTTCAAATGTAAATAACTCCCTGAAAGTAAGTGTATCAGGTGGAGGGTTTGGAGTTTATAAAACACTGTCCGTAACGGCAGGAGAACCCATTCATATCCGTTTAAATTTAGACAAAGGCACCACAGATAAAGTAGTACTTAATGAATTTTCTCAAGGCAATCTCTCTGATTTGACCGAAGGCTCTAACAACATCACTTATACCCCCACCACCACAGGAGATTTTCATTTGTTAATCGCTAAAGACCCCACAAGTAGTGATGTGGGCACACAAACGTACTTTAATGTAGACGACATAGAAATCACAATGGGAGAAGATGAGTTGGTGATTGTAGAAGAAAATAACTACTATCCTTTTGGACTTAAACACAAAGGGTATAATAATATTGTATCAGCTAACGCCAATAGTGTGGCTCGGAAATTTGGTTTTGGAGGTAAAGAACTACAAGACGAACTCGGTCTTGATTGGTATGATGTATCTGCTAGAAATTACGACCCTGCAATTGGTAGATGGTTTAATCCAGACCCATTAGCAGAAGAGTTTTCAGATTGGTCACCATATACTTATGCGTTTAATAATCCAATATACTTTATTGATCCAGATGGAATGGCTGCTGTTCCACCAGATGACTATGTGTTCAATGAAAATGGAGATTATGTTAGGAGAGATATTAATAATAAGCCAGATAAAATTGTAATTGAAAACTCTAAAACTCAAGAAATTCAAGGAAAATATAATTTTAACGACCCAAATGATGTAGTAGATATTAATTCTGGTAAAATAAATAAAGTCAGAATGGTTACTCAAAATGAAATTGGAGACGAAATAGTGAAAAACGGTTCAGCTTTAACAGTAGCAAGAGGTGAATCAGCATTTAAGTACATTGAAAGAGAAAGTAGACCTCCAGGTGATGAATCAATATTTTCAGGAATAAGTACGGGAAAACTTGATGGAGTTTCAACAAGCAAGTTAGTGCAAAATGGCATCGGTGCTTTGACACTTATTAAAGGAAACGGCTCTTCGAGGGATGGAACAGGTTATAATTATAAAGATTTTGGAAACTTTATTTGGGGAAGGTCTGGAAAAGCCCTTAATTTAGGTATTACTACATTACAATTCGGTGCACACCTTAATAATGCTTTTAATGGTAATTCAGATAATGGTGGAATGAAAACAGGAATACGTGATTCAGAAGCAGATCAAAGAGCTATACGAGCCGGATATTATTACCCTAATGGAGTTCCAATTTATAAGGATCCATTAACAAGTTCTCCTAGGGGTGAATAA